The genomic window TGCGATCGCATTTGTTCTTCAAAAAACTGCTGTCTTTGCTTATCCTCTCGATCTAACCACCCCGTAGGTTCACTCACCAATGTCAACGCTTGGGCCGGTTTCCCATCCCTTCCAGCCCGGCCAATTTCTTGCACATATTCAGACAGCAGATGTGGTGCGTGAAAATGGGCTACCCAACGAACATCAGATTTATTTATCCCCATACCAAACGCACAGGTACACACAACAAAGGGGATTTTGCCACCTAACCAACTTGCTTCTACTGCACGGCGTTCTGTTGCACCCAATCCCGCATGATAACTAGCTGTGGCATAACCCATGTCTGCTAACCATTGGGCTAAATCTTCGCTATCTCTCCGAGTGCGAACATAAACTAATCCCGATTGTTGCGGTCTATTTTGAATAAACTTTAATAATTGTTGTTTCCTACCTCGTGGTGTCCAAGCAATGCGAATGCTGGGATACAAGTTAGGACGGTAGGGATTCAAGCGAAAAATCTCTGGTTGCTGTAATTGTAAAACTGTTTGAATAATCTTTTGGGCTGAGGGGTCAGCAGTAGCAGTAAAAGCGGCGATACTAATTTTTGTTCCTGGTGGTTTTGATTTGAGCAATGCCGGACGCACCGCCCCTAATCTGCGGTAAGCTGGGCGAAAAGTATCACCCCACTGCACTAAACAATGAGCTTCATCTAAAATCAAACCATTAATTTGCAATTGCGGCTGACATAATCTTTCCCAAACTGGCGCACTGAGCAAAGTTTCGGGCGATAAATAAAGTAATCTTAGCTGTTGACGTTCCAAAGCTTGCAGAGTTGCACGGCGTTGAGATGAAGATAATTCACTATGCAAAAGTGCTGCTTTTTGGTGGCTTTCTCGTAGTTCCTGTACTTGATTTTCCATTAGCGCCACCAAGGGCGAAACTACCAAAGTTAATCCTGTTTGTAGCAGTGCAGGAAGTTGAAAACAAATCGACTTCCCGCCACCTGTGGGCATAATAATCAGTGCATCTTTTTGTGATAGTAAACTGCTGACAATTTCTCCCTGTGGTGGACGGAAATCTTCATAACCCCAGATTTTTTTGAAAGCAGCGCGAACTTCTTGCCAAGATTTTGTTGTAGGCTGATTCATAATCAATAACTAGATGCACCCATATCCTTGAATGCTGAATATAGCCTCTGTTATCCAGCTAATGGTTCAGTAATTTCATCATTTTAGGTTGCAACCCTCTGACCGCAAGAATGAATTATAATTTTTCAACCTATTAAATAAAAGATGTAGCGAGATGAATGAAGAATTAAAACATCGATTTTACATCAACACTGATAAATCTAAGTTAGATATTCAAATGATTCATGATTTTTTACAAACCTCCTATTGGGCTGAAAATATCCCGTTAGCTACTGTAGAAAAGTCAATAAACAATTCTTTATGTTTTGGACTTTATGAAGATAATCAACAAGTTGGTTTTGCGATAGTCATCACTGATTATGCAACTTCTGCGTTGTTAAAAGATGTTTTTATTTTGGAACCTTATCGAGGACAGGGTTTAGGAAAATGGTTTGTAGAATACATTTTAGAATATCCAGAATTGCAAGACGTTCAAAGGTGGTTGTTAGGCACAAAAGATGCTCATGGACTTTATCGCCGTTATGGATTTAAAAATTTGACAGAACCAGAGAAAATCATGATGCGTTTAAATCCCAATGCTAATCAAGCTTGAGCAAAACGGGGGTAAATAAGTGCGTAGGCGTAGCCCGTCGTAGACATCGCTAACCCGCATTGACAGTTAGATTACAATCTAGGTATAGTTTCTCTGACTGGAGTTGTTCATCGGGTGATTCAATCCGATTCAATGACAAAGCATACCAGACAAGTATTACTTAGTGCGCTCAAGGTGGTTGTCTTATGCCTGACACTGTTCCTACTATGCACAAGCAATAGTTGGGCGCAAATCACTACTGACAGCAAAATTGCTCCCCTGATTCAGAAGCTAATAGATAATGATGCCCACATCAGTAGTATTGCCGCAGATGCATTAGTTAATATCGGTTCGCCAGCAGTGCCGTCTCTGATTGAGGCGTTGAAAAATCAGGATATTAATCTTCGCTGGCACGCTGCTTCAGTTTTAGGAGATTTGGGTGCAGAAGCAGCACCAGCCGTTTCTGCCTTAAGTGCGGCATTGCAGGATGAGGATGGACAAGTCCGCCTGTACGCCACCTTAGCTTTAGGAAATATTGGTACAGCAGCCAAAGCAGCAGTTCCATCGTTGATGGCGGCATTACAAGACAAGGAGCAATTCGTTCGCATTTATGTTCCTTCTGCACTCAGGAAAATTGGTGTAGAAGCGAAAGTAGCTTTACTTCCCGAATTGAGGAAAAGCTGGGGCGGGTTAATAAGACGATAATTAAACCCTTGCGGATTGAGGCGAATAAACTATCGTCCTTTATGGAAGCTTATCTGATGCAGCGAGGTAAACGCGATCGCTTTACTGACCAAGAATTTTTTGACGCTTGTAACCGTCTTTCTCTGATGGTAGGTCAAAATAATATCACTGTCTTGCTGGCTAAACTTTATGCGGAACAGTTAATCGCCAGTAGAGAGGTTGCAGCTAATATTTCGGCGTTACCAGAGAATATTCCGAATTTGATGCTGGGTTATATCAATGAACTCAATCGTGATGTTACAGACAATCAATTTGATGACCGCACTGTTCATCAAATTGCCAAAACCATCGCCTGGGAATGTTTGCAGCAAAGTTATCAACCAGGAACCGCCAAGCGTGGAGATGCTATTGTTGCATTAGCAAATTTGGGTATTGATGACCCGGAAGTACACTTAGATTATCTAGAAAAGCGTTTGCACCTGATTCAAACTATTGGTTCTGCTAAAGATAGAATTCGTTTCTGTCTTGACCCTTTAGCTGAGTATCTTGCAGGTTGGTATTTAATAGAATTGTATGGCAATAACGATGGCAAATGGCGATCGCATTTTTTCAAAAAGGCAGACGATTTAGTTAAAACAGGCGCACCAGATGCCATCAAAGGCTTGTTGTTGGCAGTGCGAGATTGCTATTTATCTGAGGTTCAAGGTAGCAAAGAAACGGACTTTGTACCCCAGAAGTTGGGTAAACTGGCTGGCTTTACACCTTCAGTCCCAGCAGTTAGTACTGTGCAAACATTAATACCATGAGCGATCGCATTGATGTAAGCATAGCTAAATTCCTCTTTCTGGGTAGTGATGTACATTCAACTGAAATTTATTGTTTATTCTTTATAGCAATTCTCATTTGAATGGGTACTAGGTAGGGGCATTGTAAATCCCTGTTAAATTACCTCCACCATCGCCCCACATCCGCAATCGCACGGGCAATTTTTACCGTTGCTGCTTCACCACCTAATGCAAAGATAACTGGAAACAATGCCTTAATATCTTGCAGCAAATTAGGGCGAGTGCGAAGGGATAGCTCATGAAGTGTATCTTGCCAAAGGGGGAAAAGTTCCGTAGATGGCATTTGTGACAAACTGTCAGCTAAGGCACTCAAGACTTCGGCACGAGAAGACTCAGACTGAATCGCCCTGGCAGCAGCAAGGGCTTCTGGCAATAACTCTGGCAGTTTCTTAGCTAAGGCACTCAAGGCATTGGCACGAGAAGACTCATCCTGAATCGCCCTGGCAGCAGCAAGGGCTTCTGGCAATATATCTGGCAGTTTCTCAGCTAAGGCACTCAAGGCTTTGGCACGATAATCCTCATCCTGAATCGCCCTGGCAGCAGCAAGGGCTTCTGGCAATAACTCTGGTGGCAGTTTCTCAGCTAAGGCACTCAAGGCATTGGCACGATAATCCTCATCCTGAATCGCCCTGGCAGCAGCAAGGGCTTTTTGCAGTGCTAGTTCTTGAAGATTTGGTGGCAAATAGTTGACTAGCTCTGTCAGCGAGTTGACTTTCTCCTGTTGCTTTGGGTTTTGCAGGGCGTAAACTAGTCCTTGTTCGGGAGTCCACTTTTTGTTTTTGACCAAGGCAAGCAATAAATTTACTGGTACATTAGCTGCCAAACTATTCAGGGATGCAGTAATCAAAGCATAGCGACACTGCAAACTTACAACTTGGGGCAGGATTGATTCAGTCCAATTCGCTTCTGCTAATTCCCAAGCACGAGAAATATCTGTAATGTAACCCCCAGGTTGTCCTAATTTTTCTCGCGTTTCAAACCAGCCATTTATTATTGATGTCTGCGACTTTTCCCGTAATAACTGATGAATTTCTTCTACCCGTTCAGCCTTTTCTAAATGCCCAACTAAATTTTGATGAATGTAACCATCATTAACCAGGGTATGCCAAAGATTTTTTTCAGTCTTTAGCCGATACCGTTCTAGCAGTTGGCTGTGAGCATTGAGTAAATTAAAACCCATTCCCGTAGGCGGAGGTTTAATTAATAGGCGACGAGCTACATCATGCAATAAGTCATGTATCCTGTAGCCTTTGCACTCAACACCCCCGACAGATATAGGTGAATCAGACTGAAGTAAGGCATCATTCCAAAGCAGCTCTAAACGCTCATTAGCTTCATCCTGCGATTCCATATCCCATAATGTAACTGCCATTGGTGCGGCTATTATTACATCTTCTGGCAAAACTCCCAACCAAATAAAATTTTCCCAAGCTTGTTCGTCATAGTCCCGCAAAGCTTTCAGGCTTAAATTAAAAGTTGCTTCTAAAGAGTTTTCTTGACGCGGCCCTTCTAAAACTTCTAATCTTGCAACCTCTTGTTTCAAAGCCGTTTCCAGCTTCACCCATGTAATTCCCCATTTAACTCTTGCTGCTACCAAATTCAGCGCAATGGGTAAATATCCCACAGCCTCGGCTAGTCTCAAAGCCTCTTGTTTCTCTACTTCTTCTATTTCTCGTTCTAAAGACTTAGAAAGTAATTCCAGAGATTCTGTCGGCGTCATCAAATTCAATTCTTGCAAAGAAACATCCACACCAGCCACATCAGCCCGCCGCGAAGTGATTAATAGCTGGGATTGTGAACTTGCTACCATAAAGGGTTTAACTTTATCTGGTTCCCAAGCATCATCAACTACCAGTAGAACTGCCTTCTTATGTAGTAAACTTCGCAAATGGGCTGAAGTTGCTTCTATATTAATCGCACGAAATTCAGAGTCTCCCAAGGCTTGCACCCAGCTACTCAGCAGCGCGAGAATATCTGGTTCTTGTCCCAAAGTTGCCCAAAGCACACCACCAGAAAAACGTTTTTGAATATCTTCATCATGGGCAAGGGCAGTAACTAAAGTTGTCTTGCCAATGCCACCTAAGCCGTGAATAGCACTGATGAGCAATGCACCAGCATTAGATGTATTTGCCAGTAGACGAGCTTTAATTTCTCTAGTAACTGCGCGGTCTACAAAATTGGCAGGTAAACTCGGTGCTTGAAAAGGTCTGTCAATTGGGCGACTATAATTAATAGTGAGGCTGCCTTCTACCTGACCTACATTAATATTGTTGTCGCCTTCGCTGTTTTGACCAACATTTCCATTACCTGAAATTGTTTGTTTAAACTTAGATTTAATATCGGAATTTAAACTGGTTACAGAAGCATCATTGTTTTCTCCGTTACCTAAAATTGGTTGTTCAACCTGAGACGGAATATGCCTATCTAAACGGCTTTGAGCAACTTCATCTCTAAGTAGATGTTGCCTACGTTTTAATCTCCGACGATTCCCTCTCAAAAAGCCAGCTAACTTAGATAAAAAAAGTATTATCTGCTTCCATAACCTTCTCAGGCTTTTTTTCTGCAAAGTTTTAACTTCCTATTATTCTGGTTTTCTGACTAATTGATAGTTGCATCACCTCCCACTCTACCAATCGCCTTATTACCATCACCCGCAATGTTTTGCATTACGTTGTCATCGCCAGATATTGTTTGATTAAAAGTATTAACAACCTGAGAAATTGCTTCAGAATCTTCTTGCATTAAACGGGCAATCTCAGCATATAAATTTTTATCTTCATCCAGAAATTTCTTGAGTTGCTTCTGGAGTGTTTCTTTAGCATCTGCATCATTAGGAGAATTAGCCAATTCTTCTGCTGCACCTTTCGCCAGTGGCTTTGCCTCCATTTTGGGTTGCAGCTTACTCCACAAAGCTTTGGCTTTTTCCCAGGCATTAGCACCAAACCCTTCACCAAATTTCTTACCAGCTTCTTCAGTTGCTTTCTCTCCGACTTTGAGCAAGTACGGTAAAAAAGGAGTCAAGAAAGTAGTTAAAGTTATTATATCTATTTACTTACTCTAATTCTGTATTAATACTTAATAATAAGGGGTGAAATACATAGTAATCACTTAATGTAATAATTTTTTATGACGATGCCTACGGCGGCAAGCTACGCAACGCTTGTGAGAAATGCGGATACAGCGTATTTCAGGTAAATTAAGTACACGGGGTAGGGGCACAACATGTTGTGCCCCTACGATTATCTGTAAGTAACCACACAAAATTAATTACAGTCATTGCGTTCGCGTAGCGTCTCGTAGAGAGCGAAGCGAAGCAATCCCAGCCCTTGCGATTGCTACCCTGCGGGAACGCCAAGGGCGAACATTTCGCTCCGCTGCATTCGCAATGACATTGTGTAATTAATTTTGTTTAACTACTTACCTCACGCCTGTTGCAATCTGCTGTATATTTATCTGTGGTTAACTATTTTTTTCTGTAGCTTACCCATGCGAGAACTAGGCAGATTTCTGATTTTCATCTGATGTCTGCCGTGCATTACTTTTCAAACGACTCAACCTGCTTTTGCGTATACGTTCGCTGTCACGAACGCCACCTGCTACTTCATATTCGCTGCTGTCTGTGCCATACTTGAAACCAACTCCCTTCAGCATCTTATCTGAAAGTTTACTTAGCTTTTTTTCCATTTCATCGATTTTAGTTTTAGTAGAGTCAACCACAGCTAAAGCGTTGTTATAAGTATCAAGCATAGTGCGAAACTCCTCAATTGATTGAGTCAGATTTTCCAAATCGCAACTATTACCAAAATCCATGTTTGAATCAACTGCTTTGAATCCAGACGTTCTCAATTCAGCTTTTTCTAGAACCCGCGATGTCCGCTTTGTACGAGGCATAAATGTACTCCTTGAAGATATTTATAGAACTAGCTTGCCTCAATTAAGCTGTATTCTGTATCAGAAAAACTCGCAAATCATTATATTTTTTATAATAATCTTTCTAGGCAATTCCAGTAGTTTTGCTGAAGTCAAGAACTAGATGCTGATTTTTATAGAGATAATATATTTGAACTTCATACAAGCTTCGGTTTTTTCACCATCGCTTTAATGTTAGTGACTAATGTTGTAATGTTGGTGACTAATATTGTAATATTACTGACTAATGTTGTAATGTTTAGTGACTAATGTTGTAATATTAATCACTAATGTCGTAATGTTGGTGACTAATATTGTAATATTACTGACTAATGTCGTAATGTTTAGTGACTAATGTTGTAATGTTAGTGACTAATGTCGTAATGTTTTGGCAGTCGCTTCGGTGCCTAAGTCCTAAACTGGATATACACAAACAAGTAGGGTAGCACAACTGTGCTACCCTACTTATGCTTTCCAATTAACTGCAAATCAAAACAGAGGTGTTTTTAGACTTTCTGTGCAGTTACTTCCTCTGGCTTTTTTTGAGTTTGCAAAGATGCATACAACCTATTCAACGCATTTACATAAGCTTGCGCGGATGCCACGATGATATCTGTGTTCGCTGCATGACCAGAAAATACTTTAGATTCATAACGTAAACGAATCGTCACTTCTCCAATGGCATCAATACCAGCTGTTACTGACTGCACAGAAAACTCAATCAACTCGTTGGGCACATTCACCACACGGTTGATGGCTTTGTAAACTGCATCCACTGGCCCAGTACCGATCGCAGCATCAGTTAATTCTTCACCTTCTGGGGTACGTAGGGTAACTGTAGCAGTAGGACGGGCGTTGCTACCGCAGGAAACTTGCACCAACTCTACCCGGAACAAATCGGGTGCTTGTTGGATTTCATCGTTAACGATCGCTTCTAAATCCCAATCAGAAATTTCTTTCTTTTTATCTGCTACCTCTTTGAATCTGACGAATGCTTTATTTAACTCAGTATCCGACAGTTCAAAGCCCAATTCTTTCAACCGAGTGCGGAAAGCATTTCTCCCTGAATGTTTACCCAAAACTATTTGATTGTCTGTTAAGCCAATCAATTGGGCATCCATAATTTCATAAGTGAGTTTGTTTTTTAACACACCATCTTGGTGAATCCCAGACTCATGAGCAAAGGCATTCGCCCCGACGATCGCTTTATTTGGTTGTACTAGCATTCCCGTCAAATTGGAAACTAAGCGTGAGGTTTTGTAAATTTGTCGGGTGTCGATATTTGTCAGGGATTCTTGAGATTCTTCTGGTCTTCCGAGATAGGGATTAAAATATTGTCGCCGCACATGCAGCGCCATCACCAATTCTTCTAGTGAGGCATTTCCGGCGCGTTCACCAATCCCATTGATCGTACATTCTAGTTGCCGTGCGCCATTTTTGACGGCTTCTAAGAAGTTAGCAACTGCCAAGCCTAAATCATTATGACCGTGAACGGAAATAATCGCTTGGTCGATGTTGGGGACATTTTCGATAATGCCCTTAATTATGGCTCCAAATTCGCTAGGGGTGGTGTAACCCACAGTATCGGGAATGTTAACTGTTGTTGCACCAGCTGCGATCGCTCGCTCTAACACTTGGTAAAGAAATTCTGGATCGGTACGAGCCGCATCCATTGGTGAAAATTCTATATCTGTCATGAAGGATTTGGCGTATCCTACCATTTCTTCGGCGATCGCTAGCACTTCTGCCCGTGACTTCCGCAACTGATACTCTAAATGAATATCAGAAGTCGAAATAAATGTGTGAATTCTGGCGTTAACTGCTGGTTTTAACGCTTCTGCGGCTGCTTCAATATCTGCTTTAATCGCTCTTGCCAAACTGCAAATTACTGGACCATTTTCTGTCCCCACAATTTGGGAAATTTTCTTAACTGCTTCAAAATCTCCAGGACTAGCAAAGGCAAAGCCTGCCTCAATTATATCCACGCCCAGACGCGCTAATTGCTTGGCAATAACTAGCTTTTCGTCTATATTCAGAGTCGCTCCGGGACATTGCTCTCCATCTCGCAGTGTAGTATCAAAAATGATGATTCGATCAGTTTTGTTTGTCATTTGCCGTTTGTTGTTTAGTTGTTACTTGTGGCTCAAAATATCTTCAACCTTAGTTTTTCTTTTACTCTTACCTTTGTAAATAATTGCTAAGGCTACTAACCTTCGGTTTTTTCTATTTGATCTCTGATATCATTTAAATCTATATATCTGTCAGTAGCATTGCGTAGCTCTCTAGCTATCATTCCTTCTGTTGATACTACCGTAATATGTGTATTTTTTGAGCGTAATAATTCGATTGCTCTTTCAAAATCTCCATCGCCACTGAATAATACTACTCGGTCATACTGGTCTACTGTATTAAACATATCTACAACAATTTCAATATCTAAATTCGCTTTTTGCGAGTAACGACCAGAAGTATCATCATAGTATTCTTTAAGAATTTTAGTTCGGACTGTATATCCCAGACTAATTAGAGCATCTCTAAAACCTCGCTGATCTTGTGGGTCTTTTAAACCAGTGTACCAGAATGCATTAATTAAGGTTGTTTCTGATTGCTCATGTTTTAAGTATTCTAAGACTCGCCGCGGGTCAAAAAACCAGCCATTTTTTTGTTGAGCATAGAACATATTGTTTCCGTCTACAAAAATAGACAGACGATTCATTGGAGAACCCATACAAATTTACACCTAATAATATAAATGAATTTAGATGGAACAATAGATTATAGCAATTTTCAAATAGCAAGTTTGCTAATATCTATAAAGTAGCTCTTCATCTATAGGTTTTATCCTACCTCTTTCAAGGCATAAAAACAGATGCAACATTGGAGTTGAGATCCTGGGTGCTAAACCTTATTCACCTCCGGCACTGCAAGAGCCACCCTGTGATCAAAATCTACCAATAAAATTGAACCAGTAACAGCATTTATCGCTGTATAACATTAAAGTTTACCCCTAAAGAGGTATAGCATAGGCTTAGGGTAGGATATAAATTAATGCCTATCTATAAGTTTTGCTGTCAGTATCAGGACACGCTTTGTGGGAAGTACCAATATTGCGCTAAAGACAGAAGACGGACTTGGGACAGCTTCTGGTAAAACACCCAGTTAAGAGCGTAGTTGTTGGTTAGGCGAGGGTAAAATCTTGCCGCAACCAAGTGCAGAGGCGAAGTATATCCGGGTCTGATCTGTGAGACAATTACTACTTGTAACTCACTCAACAGGAAAAGAATAACTTAAGCACTACCTGAGTAGGAATCTCTTGGGGGCTAGCTCTGCCAATAAAAGTTTGTTGATGAATAGAAGATACTTTACAAATGTATAAGATTGTCATTTAAGTCTTATTTCAATGTACTTGTACTAAAACGTGGTCTGAATAAATAAAAGTGTTGGACTTAAATCAATCAGTAACACGATATGGCAGAAGAACCTACATCTACCTTAACTAAAAACTATGTCTCTGCTGCCAATAGACACTTAAGTAAACCGACAAAAGTAACCTCAACAGCATCGGCTCGCCAATCTAGGTGGATGGTTCGCTTAGGTCATCTCCTGGCTGGTGCTTGGGCAATCAGTGCAGGAGTGCTGAGTGCTTCTGGTGGGGACTTGGTTCAAGTGATGGAAAATAAGGCGCTTTCTGGCTTTTTTCAACTGCGTGGGTCGATTGTGCCTCCAGAAGACATCGTAATTTTAGCAATAGACGATCAGTCAATATCAGTTCCCGAACAGTACTATAAAACAAATCCGAAACAGTATGCCTACCTAGAAACACTGAAATCTTATCCTTATAAACGTGCTGCATATGCTCAGGTAATCACAAAGTTAATTAAAGCCGGTGTCCGCTCTGTAGCAGTAGACGTACTTTTTGACACGCCAAGTAGTTATGGAGTTACTGACGATCGCCAACTCCAGGCAGTATTACAAAAATATGGCAGCAAAGTTACCTTAGCAGCTGTCTACGAAAATTCCCAGACGCACCAAGGGTCTTTTATACAACTAACAGACCCACAACAGATGTTTCGTAAAGGGTTAGTATCCATTGGCTCAGTAAATTTCCCCGTAGAGGTAGATGGTAAAGTTGATCGATTGGCGAGTGAGTTTTCTAAGTTGCTAGCTGAAGATAATTTGCTCGAGAAGCTACCTTCTTTTGATGAAGCAGCGCTTAGAGCAGCACAAGTAAATTATCCTCAACCAAAGGGCGATCGCATTTATTTTTGGGGGCCTGCGGGTACATTTGAGCAAATACCCTTTTGGCATGTACTCGACCCGGAAAACTGGAACACCTATTTACAACAGGGAAAGGTCTTCAAAGACAAAATAGTGCTGATTGGTGCGACAGATAAGTTAAACAATGATTATTATCCAGTCGCTGCTAGCAACAGCACTCAACCGATGTCGGGCGTGGAAATTCACGCCAATGCGATCGCAACTTTGATGCAAGGTAAAGCGATCGCCTCAGGAATTAACAATGCACCATTGCGAGGTTTGTTTGTGCTAATTCTAGTTGGCAGTACAGCCTTGATGATTAACAGACGCAAACGTAGTATCAATAGATTTCTATATAGCCTTGCCCTTTCTGGCACTTGGGTAGGAATTAGTTATGGGTTATTTGTCTATAGTGAGTTAATTTTCCCTACGACTTTACCAATGATCGCGATCGCGATGACCGGACTTTCCTATCTGACAACCTCATTGGTCAGGGAAAGTATCAGAAAACGCCAATTATTAGATATATTTCAGAAGTATAAAACTTCCCCCGTTGTCCAAGAAATTATTAGCCAACAAGATGACTTACAAGACCTAATCCAGCAACGAGATTTAGCCTTATCAGGGAAAGTTTTGGCTCAACGCTACAAAATTGTCAAAGTTCTCGGTTCCGGTGGATTCAGCGAAACCTATATTGCCGTAGATACCCAACGTCCTGGTAATCCGCGATGTGTTGTCAAGCAACTAAAACCAGCCAGCACCAAACCAGAAGCTTTGCAACTTGCCAGACGTTTATTTAACTCAGAGGCGCAAACACTAGAAAAATTGGGGATGCACAGTCAAATCCCTCAACTTTTAGCGTATTTTGAAGAAGATGAAGAATTTTATTTAGTACAAGAACAGATAATTGGTCATCCTTTAAATCAGGAACTCCCAACAGGTAGAGCAATTGAAGAAGTTGCAGTTATCAAAATTGTCAGGGACTTATTGCAAACATTAATATTTGTCCATAAAAACAACGTGATTCACCGGGATATTAAACCCAGCAATATCATCCGGCGACATTCAGACGGTAAACTAGTACTGATTGACTTTGGAGCTGTCAAAGAAGTCAGCACAAAACAGCTTGATCATCAAGAACAAACCCCCTTGACCATTGGCATTGGTACTCAAGGTTACGCACCAAGCGAGCAATGTTTTGGGCGGCCACACTACAGTAGTGATATCTATGCAGTCGGCATGGTTGGAATTAAAGCCTTGACTGGTATAGCACCCCGTGAGCTAGATAGAGATGCTGATGGAGAGAT from Nostoc sp. UHCC 0926 includes these protein-coding regions:
- a CDS encoding 2-isopropylmalate synthase is translated as MTNKTDRIIIFDTTLRDGEQCPGATLNIDEKLVIAKQLARLGVDIIEAGFAFASPGDFEAVKKISQIVGTENGPVICSLARAIKADIEAAAEALKPAVNARIHTFISTSDIHLEYQLRKSRAEVLAIAEEMVGYAKSFMTDIEFSPMDAARTDPEFLYQVLERAIAAGATTVNIPDTVGYTTPSEFGAIIKGIIENVPNIDQAIISVHGHNDLGLAVANFLEAVKNGARQLECTINGIGERAGNASLEELVMALHVRRQYFNPYLGRPEESQESLTNIDTRQIYKTSRLVSNLTGMLVQPNKAIVGANAFAHESGIHQDGVLKNKLTYEIMDAQLIGLTDNQIVLGKHSGRNAFRTRLKELGFELSDTELNKAFVRFKEVADKKKEISDWDLEAIVNDEIQQAPDLFRVELVQVSCGSNARPTATVTLRTPEGEELTDAAIGTGPVDAVYKAINRVVNVPNELIEFSVQSVTAGIDAIGEVTIRLRYESKVFSGHAANTDIIVASAQAYVNALNRLYASLQTQKKPEEVTAQKV
- a CDS encoding LabA-like NYN domain-containing protein; this translates as MGSPMNRLSIFVDGNNMFYAQQKNGWFFDPRRVLEYLKHEQSETTLINAFWYTGLKDPQDQRGFRDALISLGYTVRTKILKEYYDDTSGRYSQKANLDIEIVVDMFNTVDQYDRVVLFSGDGDFERAIELLRSKNTHITVVSTEGMIARELRNATDRYIDLNDIRDQIEKTEG
- a CDS encoding NB-ARC domain-containing protein, coding for MQKKSLRRLWKQIILFLSKLAGFLRGNRRRLKRRQHLLRDEVAQSRLDRHIPSQVEQPILGNGENNDASVTSLNSDIKSKFKQTISGNGNVGQNSEGDNNINVGQVEGSLTINYSRPIDRPFQAPSLPANFVDRAVTREIKARLLANTSNAGALLISAIHGLGGIGKTTLVTALAHDEDIQKRFSGGVLWATLGQEPDILALLSSWVQALGDSEFRAINIEATSAHLRSLLHKKAVLLVVDDAWEPDKVKPFMVASSQSQLLITSRRADVAGVDVSLQELNLMTPTESLELLSKSLEREIEEVEKQEALRLAEAVGYLPIALNLVAARVKWGITWVKLETALKQEVARLEVLEGPRQENSLEATFNLSLKALRDYDEQAWENFIWLGVLPEDVIIAAPMAVTLWDMESQDEANERLELLWNDALLQSDSPISVGGVECKGYRIHDLLHDVARRLLIKPPPTGMGFNLLNAHSQLLERYRLKTEKNLWHTLVNDGYIHQNLVGHLEKAERVEEIHQLLREKSQTSIINGWFETREKLGQPGGYITDISRAWELAEANWTESILPQVVSLQCRYALITASLNSLAANVPVNLLLALVKNKKWTPEQGLVYALQNPKQQEKVNSLTELVNYLPPNLQELALQKALAAARAIQDEDYRANALSALAEKLPPELLPEALAAARAIQDEDYRAKALSALAEKLPDILPEALAAARAIQDESSRANALSALAKKLPELLPEALAAARAIQSESSRAEVLSALADSLSQMPSTELFPLWQDTLHELSLRTRPNLLQDIKALFPVIFALGGEAATVKIARAIADVGRWWR
- a CDS encoding RecQ family ATP-dependent DNA helicase; amino-acid sequence: MNQPTTKSWQEVRAAFKKIWGYEDFRPPQGEIVSSLLSQKDALIIMPTGGGKSICFQLPALLQTGLTLVVSPLVALMENQVQELRESHQKAALLHSELSSSQRRATLQALERQQLRLLYLSPETLLSAPVWERLCQPQLQINGLILDEAHCLVQWGDTFRPAYRRLGAVRPALLKSKPPGTKISIAAFTATADPSAQKIIQTVLQLQQPEIFRLNPYRPNLYPSIRIAWTPRGRKQQLLKFIQNRPQQSGLVYVRTRRDSEDLAQWLADMGYATASYHAGLGATERRAVEASWLGGKIPFVVCTCAFGMGINKSDVRWVAHFHAPHLLSEYVQEIGRAGRDGKPAQALTLVSEPTGWLDREDKQRQQFFEEQMRSQQQIAQQLVKKLPKQGEVNAVTRQFPEGAIALALLHSNGQLNWLDPFHYTIGQKAGNQPPTQLHAAKQMHQYLTTKQCRWQFLLNAFGFDKEAANLRCGHCDNCR
- a CDS encoding HEAT repeat domain-containing protein, producing the protein MTKHTRQVLLSALKVVVLCLTLFLLCTSNSWAQITTDSKIAPLIQKLIDNDAHISSIAADALVNIGSPAVPSLIEALKNQDINLRWHAASVLGDLGAEAAPAVSALSAALQDEDGQVRLYATLALGNIGTAAKAAVPSLMAALQDKEQFVRIYVPSALRKIGVEAKVALLPELRKSWGGLIRR
- a CDS encoding GNAT family N-acetyltransferase; the encoded protein is MNEELKHRFYINTDKSKLDIQMIHDFLQTSYWAENIPLATVEKSINNSLCFGLYEDNQQVGFAIVITDYATSALLKDVFILEPYRGQGLGKWFVEYILEYPELQDVQRWLLGTKDAHGLYRRYGFKNLTEPEKIMMRLNPNANQA